The genomic segment CGGCATAGTGGACGCGGAACTCGCCGACCAGGGGATCGAACGGCACCATCTCGGCCGCATAATCGGCCGGCACCCGCACCGCCTCCTTCGAGGCCAGGATGTAGAACTGGCCGGGATCGAGGATCAGCGTGCGGCTGCCGTCGGCCGGCAGCGGTTCCCAGAAGTCGCGGGTTCGGTGACCGCGCGGCCGGTCCACGTCGATCAGACCGGTATGGCGCTTGGCCCGGTAGCCGATCAGCCCCTCGAAGCCTGCGAGATCGACCGAGACCGGCACGCCGCCCTGAAGCGAGGGGGTTGCGGCATCGATCAGCGGGTCGCTGGCGTGAAGCGCGGCCAGTTCCGTCTCCCGCAGCCGCGGGTCGCCCTGGCGGAAGCGGATCTGCGACAGGCGCGAGCCGGTCCGCACCCGCACCGGGAAGGTTCGCGGTGAGATCTCGGCGTAGAGCTGACCGGCATAGCCTGCCTCGATCTGGTCGAAGGCGCTGGCGCGGTCGGTGATGACGCGGGTGAACACGTCGATGCGCCCGGTCGAGCTTTTGGGGTTGGCGCTGGCGCTGAGATCGGGGGGGAGCGCCAGGGTTTCCTGCAATTCGGCGATGTAGACGCAGCCCGTCTCCAGCACGGCGCCCTGCGTCAGGTCGATCTCGTGCAGCGCGAAAGCCTCGACGCAGGTCGCGACCGAGCGCCCGCTGCCGGGCAGGAAGCTCGTGCGCACCCGGTAGGCGCGGCGACCGAGCCGCAGGTCGAGGCTGGCGGGCTGGATCTGGTCGGCGGCATAGGCGGTCGCGGGGCGGATCGCCCCGGCTTGCGTCAGCGCCGTGATGGCCTGCGCCGGCAGGATACCGGATGTGGCCGGCACGTCTCCGCTCATCGTCCCGTTCCCTCGCCTTTGCGTTTGGCCTCGGCCTCCGCGCGCTCCGCCGCCTCGATGGCGACGACCATCCGTGCCAGCGCGAGCCGGGCGCAGGCGCCCATCGCCACGAGACCGGCGAGCGCGCTCGCGAGCAGCGGAAACAGATCGGGCCGCAGATAAGATACGCCCGCCACCACAAGCGCACCGATCCCCATCGCCTTGCCAAGCGCCAGCATCGGCGTAGGCAGGCCGCGGATCTCAGTCTCCACGCCCGTCCGCTGCCGGACGGCCCGAGCCGCGATCCGCGCGGCGGTATCGAGGCCGAGCGCCATCACGAGCGCGAGCGCCGGCCACCGGTTCTGAGCCGGGTCCCACCACGCGAAGGCAAGGGCGAGAGCGAGCGTCAGGACAGAGCCGAGAGCCGGCCCCGCCGCGAGGGGCGGGCGGTCGGGCCGCGTAGCCATCAAGGCTCCCTCGAATTCTCCCCGGTGCGAAGCGTTCGGCACGTGGTCTCCGGCCTCCGCTCACCGTAGGATACCGTGATTGACGAGGTTTCTGGCGCCACGTACCACGGCGCGTCGCGGATGTCGCGATGCGGCCTGCGTGCCGTCCACGGAGATGCTTTCACGCGATGTACAAGGCCGAGACGCGCGGCATCATGGTGACGGTGGAGCCCCGTTTCGTCGAGGAGGAGTCCTCGCCGGGCGAGAGCCGCTACTTCTTTGCCTACACGGTCGAGATCGTGAACAACGGCAGCGAACAGGTGCAGCTCCGCTCGCGCCACTGGCGGATCATCGACGGACGCGGCGCCTGCCAGGAGGTGCGCGGCGCGGGCGTCGTCGGCAAGCAGCCGGTTCTCGAACCGGGCGAGTCGTTCAGCTACACCAGCGGCTGCCCGCTCACCACGCCGGACGGCCTGATGGCCGGCAGCTACACGATGTCCACGCTTGGCGGCGAGAGCTTCGAGGCGGAGATTCCGGCCTTCTCGCTGGACTCGCCCCATCTGCGCCGCGTCGTCCATTGACGACGCCGGTCGGCGGCACCCGCCTGACGCCATTGGAGCTTCTGGAGCGGCTCGTCGCGTTCGACACCGAGAGTTCGAAGTCGAACCTCGCGCTGATCGACTTCGTAGCCGAGTATCTCGACGGCTGGGGCGTGCCCAATATCAGGGTGCCGAACGCGGAGGGTGACAAGGCTGCCCTGTTCGCCACCCTCGGGCCGATGACGGATGGCGGCGTCGTGCTCTCGGGCCATACCGACGTCGTGCCGGTAACGGGGCAGGCCTGGACCTCCGATCCGTTCCGCCTGCGCGTTGCCGACGGCCGCGCCTATGGCCGTGGCGCCGTCGACATGAAGGGATTCGACGCCCTGGCGCTCGCCATGGTGCCGGCGGCGCTGGAGGCCGGGCTGACACGGCCGATCCACATCCTGCTTTCCTACGACGAGGAGACCACCTGCCTCGGCGTTGCCGACACCATCGCCCGCTTCGGCGCCGACCTGCCGCGGCCGGGCGCCGTGATCGTCGGCGAGCCGACGGAGATGCAGGTGGCCGACGCACATAAGAGCGTCGTGACCTACAACACCACGGTGCACGGCCACGCGGCGCATTCGGCCAAGCCCGGGCTCGGCGCCAACGCTGTGATGGCGGCGGCCGACCTCATCGCCGAACTGAACCGCATCGCCGACGCGATGGTCGCCCGCGGCGACGCCTCCGGCCGGTTCGACCCGCCGAACACCACCGTCCATGTCGG from the Methylorubrum extorquens genome contains:
- the apaG gene encoding ApaG domain protein (Evidence 2b : Function from indirect experimental evidences (e.g. phenotypes); Product type t : transporter) translates to MYKAETRGIMVTVEPRFVEEESSPGESRYFFAYTVEIVNNGSEQVQLRSRHWRIIDGRGACQEVRGAGVVGKQPVLEPGESFSYTSGCPLTTPDGLMAGSYTMSTLGGESFEAEIPAFSLDSPHLRRVVH
- a CDS encoding protein of unknown function; putative membrane protein (Evidence 5 : Unknown function), translated to MATRPDRPPLAAGPALGSVLTLALALAFAWWDPAQNRWPALALVMALGLDTAARIAARAVRQRTGVETEIRGLPTPMLALGKAMGIGALVVAGVSYLRPDLFPLLASALAGLVAMGACARLALARMVVAIEAAERAEAEAKRKGEGTGR
- the argE gene encoding Acetylornithine deacetylase (Evidence 2b : Function from indirect experimental evidences (e.g. phenotypes); PubMedId : 10684608; Product type e : enzyme), producing MTTPVGGTRLTPLELLERLVAFDTESSKSNLALIDFVAEYLDGWGVPNIRVPNAEGDKAALFATLGPMTDGGVVLSGHTDVVPVTGQAWTSDPFRLRVADGRAYGRGAVDMKGFDALALAMVPAALEAGLTRPIHILLSYDEETTCLGVADTIARFGADLPRPGAVIVGEPTEMQVADAHKSVVTYNTTVHGHAAHSAKPGLGANAVMAAADLIAELNRIADAMVARGDASGRFDPPNTTVHVGVIEGGTARNILPKLCTFLWEFRGLPDLDMAEIPALFAAACERVTRERLNRYGEFGHIATVEEVSVPGLAPDPGSEAERLALRLAGRNATITVPYATEAGRFQRAGIPTVVCGPGSIDQAHQPDEFVTLAELARGEAFMRRLVAACAG
- the dcd gene encoding 2'-deoxycytidine 5'-triphosphate deaminase (Evidence 2b : Function from indirect experimental evidences (e.g. phenotypes); Product type e : enzyme), whose protein sequence is MSGDVPATSGILPAQAITALTQAGAIRPATAYAADQIQPASLDLRLGRRAYRVRTSFLPGSGRSVATCVEAFALHEIDLTQGAVLETGCVYIAELQETLALPPDLSASANPKSSTGRIDVFTRVITDRASAFDQIEAGYAGQLYAEISPRTFPVRVRTGSRLSQIRFRQGDPRLRETELAALHASDPLIDAATPSLQGGVPVSVDLAGFEGLIGYRAKRHTGLIDVDRPRGHRTRDFWEPLPADGSRTLILDPGQFYILASKEAVRVPADYAAEMVPFDPLVGEFRVHYAGFFDPGFGLSEAGGAGARAVLEVRSRDVPFLLEDGQIVGRLVYERMLERPATLYGAGAGSNYQAQGLKLSKHFASEPEPPAA